The Collimonas sp. PA-H2 genome contains a region encoding:
- the bamA gene encoding outer membrane protein assembly factor BamA, with protein MKLHSEHFPLSILPRRLIAAAAFALCSGQVMAVQPFVVKDIRIEGIQRTEAGTVFSYLPVRVGEQFTDEKGTAAIKALYATGFFKDVRIESEGDVLVVMVEERPSIAAVDFSGIKEFDKDQLTKALKEIGVGESRIFDKAQVDRAEQELKKQYLSRGLYGMKVTTTVTPIERNRVNVTFAVDEGEVSRIKEIRFVGNKAFSDGDLRDQIKLRSPGWFTWYTKADQYAKEKLSGDIETLRSYYLNRGYIEMQVESTQVSITPDKKDIYITININEGEKYKVSDIKMEGEMFGREDELKSLLELKKGDVFNGEKLNSSTKKMSERLGNFGYAFANVNANPDLNRETKEVAFTILVDPGKRVYVRHVNVTGNTKTRDEVVRREFRQFEDSWYDGSKIKLSRDRVDRLGYFKDVGIETPEVPNTSDQVDINMAVTEKPTGNIQVGAGFSQTDKLSLSGSIQQQNAFGSGNTIGLDVNTSSYSRVIALSQTNPYFTDDGISRTYNVYLRTVRPSPYTTGDYRVRTIGSDIKFGVPFSELDTVFFGVGIENTNVKADNSSPLLYQQYVHDFGNGVLVPSGQTLPNGQSYDVLQNPAAATTNSFPLTAAWQRDSRDSALVPTKGRYQRATLEVSAVGTLRYYRASYQHQYFQPFWGNAATLALNGEIDYGRGIGGKPYPVFKNYYAGGIGTVRGFEGSTLGVGTNVDQYGDSMGGASRVFGNMELQFPFPGSGSDRTLRWFTFLDSGQVYADRKPMQLSELRYSTGLGLSWVSPIGPLKISYGKPLNAKPTDKTQSFQFQLGTGF; from the coding sequence ATGAAATTACATTCCGAGCACTTCCCTTTGTCGATTCTTCCCCGTCGTTTGATTGCTGCCGCTGCCTTTGCCCTGTGTTCGGGCCAGGTCATGGCGGTGCAGCCATTTGTGGTCAAGGATATCCGCATTGAAGGTATCCAGCGCACGGAGGCCGGTACTGTATTCAGCTACTTGCCGGTACGCGTCGGCGAGCAGTTCACCGACGAAAAAGGGACCGCGGCGATCAAGGCCCTGTATGCGACCGGCTTCTTCAAGGATGTGCGGATCGAATCCGAGGGCGACGTGCTGGTGGTGATGGTGGAGGAGCGGCCGTCGATTGCCGCCGTCGACTTCTCCGGTATCAAGGAATTCGATAAAGACCAGCTGACCAAAGCGCTGAAGGAAATCGGCGTCGGCGAATCGCGTATTTTCGACAAGGCCCAGGTCGACCGCGCTGAACAGGAACTGAAGAAACAGTACCTGTCGCGTGGCCTGTACGGCATGAAAGTGACGACCACCGTCACGCCTATCGAACGCAACCGCGTCAATGTCACGTTTGCCGTCGACGAAGGCGAAGTATCGCGCATCAAGGAAATCCGCTTCGTCGGCAACAAGGCATTCTCCGACGGCGACCTGCGCGACCAGATCAAGCTGCGCTCGCCGGGCTGGTTCACCTGGTATACCAAGGCCGACCAGTACGCCAAGGAAAAGCTGTCAGGCGATATCGAAACCCTGCGTTCCTATTACCTGAACCGCGGCTATATCGAGATGCAGGTTGAATCGACCCAGGTGTCGATCACGCCGGACAAGAAGGATATCTACATCACCATCAATATCAACGAAGGTGAAAAGTACAAGGTTTCCGACATCAAGATGGAAGGCGAGATGTTCGGCCGCGAAGACGAACTCAAGTCATTGCTGGAATTGAAAAAAGGCGATGTCTTCAACGGTGAAAAGCTCAACAGCAGCACCAAGAAGATGTCCGAGCGCCTGGGTAACTTCGGTTACGCTTTCGCCAACGTCAACGCCAATCCGGACCTGAACCGCGAAACCAAGGAAGTAGCGTTTACCATCCTGGTCGATCCGGGCAAGCGCGTCTACGTGCGCCACGTCAACGTCACCGGCAATACCAAGACGCGCGACGAAGTGGTGCGCCGCGAATTCCGCCAGTTCGAAGACTCGTGGTACGACGGTTCCAAGATCAAGCTGTCGCGCGACCGCGTCGACCGCCTCGGCTATTTCAAGGATGTCGGCATCGAAACGCCGGAAGTGCCGAACACCTCCGACCAGGTCGATATCAATATGGCGGTCACCGAGAAGCCTACCGGTAACATCCAGGTCGGCGCCGGTTTCTCGCAGACCGACAAGCTGAGCCTGTCCGGTTCGATCCAGCAGCAGAATGCTTTCGGCAGCGGCAACACCATCGGCCTCGATGTGAACACCAGCAGCTATTCGCGGGTGATCGCGCTGTCCCAGACTAATCCTTACTTTACCGATGACGGCATCAGCCGCACCTACAACGTGTATCTGCGTACCGTGCGGCCGTCGCCATACACCACCGGTGACTACCGTGTCCGCACCATCGGCAGCGATATCAAGTTCGGCGTGCCGTTCTCGGAACTGGATACGGTGTTCTTCGGCGTCGGTATTGAAAACACCAACGTCAAGGCCGATAATTCCAGCCCGTTGCTGTACCAGCAGTATGTCCATGATTTCGGCAACGGCGTCCTGGTGCCTAGCGGCCAGACCTTGCCTAACGGCCAGAGCTATGACGTTTTGCAAAATCCTGCCGCCGCCACCACCAACAGCTTCCCGCTGACGGCTGCCTGGCAGCGCGACAGCCGCGACAGTGCACTGGTGCCGACCAAGGGACGCTACCAGCGCGCCACGCTTGAAGTGTCGGCGGTCGGTACCCTGCGCTATTACCGCGCCAGCTATCAGCATCAGTACTTCCAGCCATTCTGGGGCAATGCGGCAACGCTGGCCTTGAACGGTGAAATCGATTACGGCCGCGGCATCGGCGGCAAGCCGTATCCGGTGTTCAAGAACTACTATGCCGGCGGTATCGGCACCGTGCGCGGTTTTGAAGGTTCGACACTGGGCGTCGGCACCAACGTCGACCAGTACGGCGATTCGATGGGTGGCGCCTCGCGCGTGTTCGGCAACATGGAATTGCAATTCCCGTTCCCGGGTTCCGGCAGCGACCGCACCCTGCGCTGGTTTACCTTCCTCGACAGCGGCCAGGTCTATGCGGACAGGAAGCCGATGCAGTTGAGCGAGTTGCGGTATTCTACCGGTCTCGGTTTGAGCTGGGTTTCGCCTATCGGTCCATTGAAGATCAGCTACGGCA
- the rseP gene encoding RIP metalloprotease RseP has protein sequence MAFLQTILAFVVALGSLVIIHELGHYWVARLCGVKVLRFSVGMGKIVWSRRFGPDQTEWALSILPLGGYVKMLDAREQDVSGISPQDMKREFTSQSVWRRIAIVAAGPLANFILAILLFAGLYSYGEMEPTPKVRTVAEQTAAYQAGLRGDELITAVNGEPVQTWNELRWKVMQAVVDKAPVKLDVRRSNPGASGGSLLDTVSLSTAGLVTKDLEGDYLGKLGIKLAVGKPILNKVDPGGPAMKAGLREGDQITAINGVPMVDSVDFIAKVSASPGKTLTLTGLRNGNIFTLDVTPEAQPSKDGTIGRIKVELSSTMPEMVLSSSPPLQALAKGAKRTWDSSILTLKMLGKMIVGEVSWKNITGPITIADYAGQTARIGAFSYLSFIAFISISLGVMNLLPIPVLDGGLLLYYSLEVLTGRPIPERVGAIAQRAGIGILMTLMMVAMFNDIVRLLF, from the coding sequence ATGGCCTTTCTGCAAACTATCCTCGCATTTGTTGTCGCTCTTGGTTCGCTGGTGATCATCCACGAGCTTGGCCACTATTGGGTCGCGCGTTTGTGCGGCGTCAAAGTGCTGCGCTTTTCGGTTGGCATGGGCAAGATTGTCTGGTCGCGCCGTTTCGGCCCCGACCAGACCGAGTGGGCGCTTTCCATCCTGCCATTGGGCGGCTACGTCAAGATGCTGGATGCCCGTGAGCAAGATGTGTCGGGCATTTCACCGCAAGACATGAAGCGGGAGTTCACCAGCCAGTCGGTCTGGCGGCGCATCGCGATTGTCGCCGCCGGCCCTCTGGCGAATTTCATTCTTGCCATTTTATTATTTGCCGGCCTGTACAGCTATGGCGAAATGGAGCCGACGCCAAAGGTGCGGACGGTAGCGGAGCAAACCGCGGCCTACCAGGCCGGCTTGCGCGGCGATGAACTGATTACCGCCGTGAACGGCGAGCCGGTCCAGACCTGGAATGAATTGCGCTGGAAAGTGATGCAGGCGGTGGTCGACAAGGCGCCGGTCAAGCTTGACGTACGGCGCTCAAATCCAGGCGCCTCGGGCGGCAGTCTGCTGGACACGGTCAGCCTGTCGACCGCCGGCCTGGTGACCAAGGACCTGGAAGGCGATTACCTCGGCAAGCTGGGCATCAAGCTGGCGGTCGGTAAGCCGATCCTGAACAAAGTTGATCCCGGCGGACCTGCCATGAAAGCTGGTTTGCGGGAAGGTGACCAGATCACGGCAATCAATGGCGTGCCAATGGTTGATAGCGTGGATTTTATTGCCAAGGTGAGTGCCTCGCCGGGCAAGACTTTGACGTTGACAGGTTTGCGAAATGGCAATATTTTTACCCTGGATGTGACGCCGGAGGCGCAGCCGTCCAAAGACGGGACTATAGGCAGGATCAAGGTCGAATTATCGTCCACGATGCCGGAGATGGTGCTGTCCAGCAGCCCGCCGCTGCAAGCACTTGCCAAAGGAGCAAAACGGACCTGGGACAGCAGTATCCTGACCCTCAAAATGCTGGGTAAAATGATTGTCGGCGAGGTTTCCTGGAAGAATATTACCGGCCCGATCACGATTGCCGACTATGCCGGCCAGACCGCACGGATCGGCGCATTCAGCTATTTGAGCTTTATTGCCTTTATCAGCATCAGCCTTGGCGTCATGAATTTGCTCCCCATTCCGGTTCTAGATGGTGGTCTTTTGCTGTATTATTCGCTGGAAGTTTTGACCGGACGCCCCATTCCTGAACGGGTTGGTGCAATTGCACAGCGCGCAGGCATCGGCATTTTGATGACGTTGATGATGGTCGCCATGTTTAACGACATCGTTCGGCTCCTATTTTAA
- the ispC gene encoding 1-deoxy-D-xylulose-5-phosphate reductoisomerase translates to MQNITILGSTGSIGMSTLDVLARHPERYSVYALTAHSRVEQLAQQCLQFKPQVAVVGSAAAAQQLSRLLQAQAPQIEVLHGAAALCQVASAPACDAVMAAIVGAAGLEPTLAAAKAGKKVLLANKEALVMSGQLFIDTVKQSGAVLLPIDSEHNAIFQCLPHNYQRSPAALGVEKILLTASGGPFLTRPLDTMETVTPAEAIAHPKWVMGRKISVDSATMMNKGLEVIEAHWLFGAAASQIEVVIHPQSVIHSMVSYIDGSVLAQLGNPDMRTPIAHALAYPERIASGVSPLDLTVIGQLQFSRPDLQRFPCLKLAYDALLAGGSAATILNAANEVAVQAFLDEKIGFGMIAQLIARTMDSLPLCAVTDIDMLLEQDRLARQTVNALIS, encoded by the coding sequence ATGCAAAATATTACTATTCTCGGCTCCACCGGTTCGATCGGCATGTCGACGCTGGATGTGCTGGCGCGCCATCCGGAGCGCTATTCAGTGTATGCACTGACGGCCCACAGCAGGGTGGAACAGCTGGCGCAGCAATGCCTGCAGTTCAAGCCCCAGGTGGCGGTGGTCGGCAGCGCCGCTGCGGCACAGCAGCTGAGCCGCCTGCTGCAGGCGCAGGCCCCCCAGATCGAAGTACTGCACGGCGCCGCGGCTTTATGCCAGGTTGCCAGCGCCCCGGCTTGCGATGCCGTGATGGCTGCAATTGTCGGCGCCGCCGGCCTGGAGCCGACCCTGGCTGCCGCCAAGGCTGGCAAGAAGGTCCTGCTGGCGAACAAGGAAGCCCTGGTCATGTCGGGCCAGCTGTTCATCGACACCGTCAAGCAGAGCGGGGCAGTGCTGCTGCCTATCGACAGCGAGCACAATGCGATTTTCCAGTGCCTGCCGCATAACTATCAGCGTTCGCCGGCGGCGCTCGGGGTCGAAAAGATCCTGCTGACGGCATCCGGCGGTCCGTTCCTGACGCGGCCGCTGGATACCATGGAGACGGTGACGCCGGCAGAAGCGATTGCCCATCCCAAATGGGTCATGGGCCGCAAGATCTCGGTCGATTCCGCCACCATGATGAACAAGGGCCTGGAAGTGATCGAGGCGCACTGGCTGTTCGGCGCCGCCGCCAGCCAGATCGAAGTGGTGATCCATCCGCAAAGCGTGATCCATTCCATGGTGTCGTATATCGACGGTTCGGTGCTGGCGCAGCTCGGCAACCCCGACATGCGCACGCCGATCGCCCATGCGCTGGCCTATCCCGAGCGCATCGCCTCCGGCGTCAGCCCGCTCGACCTGACGGTGATCGGGCAATTGCAGTTCAGCCGGCCTGACCTGCAGCGTTTTCCCTGCCTGAAACTCGCGTATGATGCATTGTTGGCCGGCGGTTCGGCCGCAACCATATTGAACGCCGCGAATGAAGTCGCGGTCCAAGCTTTTCTGGATGAGAAAATCGGATTCGGCATGATCGCTCAATTAATCGCTCGCACCATGGACAGCTTGCCGCTATGCGCGGTGACCGATATAGATATGTTGCTTGAGCAAGACCGCCTGGCGCGCCAGACCGTCAATGCCCTGATATCCTGA
- a CDS encoding phosphatidate cytidylyltransferase — MLRTRVITALLLLALLLPILYFNYYPAFAVVSTLFFGAAIWESARIFGASAKAALAWGLAALILFGAVLYAGSGPNIRLLFTLCVAIWCFRFVPSLAFGLPALPSLGNRLIAATYAIAIFGCFLAIVVLFHHSPMYLLSVLVIVWAADIGAYFSGKAFGRHKLAPSISPGKSWEGAVGGWILVLLMAVGFSFTPALADTFPMRLLATWGWAGLLAAMTVLVAASVAGDLFESMLKRRAGIKDSSNLLPGHGGVLDRVDALIPVLPLAALLSFWF, encoded by the coding sequence ATGCTAAGAACACGTGTCATCACGGCGTTACTGTTATTGGCGCTACTGCTGCCAATCTTGTATTTCAATTATTACCCTGCATTTGCCGTCGTCTCGACGCTGTTTTTCGGCGCCGCGATCTGGGAGAGCGCCCGCATTTTCGGCGCCTCGGCTAAAGCCGCGCTGGCATGGGGGCTGGCTGCCCTGATCCTGTTCGGCGCTGTGCTGTATGCCGGCAGCGGCCCTAATATACGTCTGCTGTTCACGCTGTGCGTGGCAATCTGGTGCTTCCGTTTCGTGCCGTCCCTGGCGTTTGGCTTGCCGGCATTGCCTAGCCTGGGCAACCGGCTGATTGCGGCGACTTACGCCATCGCCATATTTGGCTGTTTCCTCGCAATTGTCGTATTGTTCCATCATTCGCCCATGTATTTGCTGTCGGTGCTGGTGATCGTCTGGGCTGCCGATATCGGCGCTTATTTTTCCGGCAAGGCTTTCGGCCGCCATAAGCTGGCGCCGTCGATTTCCCCCGGCAAGTCCTGGGAAGGCGCCGTCGGCGGCTGGATCCTGGTGCTGCTGATGGCGGTGGGCTTCAGTTTCACGCCGGCGCTGGCCGATACTTTCCCGATGCGCCTGCTGGCGACCTGGGGCTGGGCAGGATTGCTGGCAGCCATGACTGTACTGGTGGCCGCCAGTGTCGCCGGCGATTTGTTCGAGTCCATGCTCAAGCGCCGCGCCGGCATCAAGGACAGCAGCAACCTGCTGCCGGGCCATGGCGGCGTGCTGGACCGGGTCGATGCCCTGATCCCGGTGTTGCCGCTGGCGGCTTTGTTGAGTTTCTGGTTCTAG
- the uppS gene encoding polyprenyl diphosphate synthase codes for MAHSSSTQTLPASPTVPKHVAIIMDGNGRWATSRFLPRVAGHGKGVEAVRAAVEACAARGVEYLTLFAFSSENWRRPADEVSLLMRLFMVALEREVGKMHANGIRLKVVGDLSRFDDKLQQMIDNAERKTAGNTTMTVTICANYGGRWDVMQAVQKMLAARAASGAPVLAGADAFSEDELAQHLAMAYAPEPDLFIRTGGEQRISNFLLWQLAYSELYFTDTYWPDFGADELDKAIASYQQRERRFGRTSAQLVEQAS; via the coding sequence ATGGCCCATTCAAGTTCCACGCAAACGCTGCCTGCCAGCCCGACAGTGCCAAAGCACGTAGCCATCATCATGGACGGCAACGGCCGCTGGGCCACCAGCCGCTTTCTGCCGCGCGTCGCCGGCCACGGCAAAGGCGTCGAAGCAGTGCGCGCCGCGGTAGAAGCCTGTGCCGCGCGTGGCGTTGAATACCTGACGCTGTTTGCTTTCAGTTCCGAGAACTGGCGTCGGCCGGCCGATGAAGTATCGCTGCTGATGCGTCTGTTCATGGTGGCGCTGGAACGTGAAGTCGGCAAGATGCACGCCAACGGCATACGCCTGAAAGTGGTGGGCGACCTCAGCCGTTTCGACGACAAGCTGCAGCAGATGATCGATAACGCCGAGCGCAAGACCGCCGGCAATACCACCATGACGGTCACCATCTGCGCCAACTATGGCGGCCGCTGGGATGTCATGCAGGCGGTGCAAAAGATGTTGGCTGCCCGCGCCGCCAGCGGTGCGCCGGTGCTCGCGGGGGCGGATGCGTTTTCCGAGGACGAGCTGGCGCAGCACCTGGCGATGGCCTATGCGCCCGAGCCGGACCTGTTCATCCGCACCGGCGGCGAGCAGCGCATTTCCAATTTCCTGTTGTGGCAACTGGCCTACAGCGAACTCTACTTTACCGATACCTACTGGCCGGATTTCGGCGCCGACGAGCTGGACAAGGCGATTGCCTCTTACCAGCAGCGCGAGCGGCGCTTCGGGCGCACCAGCGCGCAACTGGTTGAACAGGCTTCCTGA
- the frr gene encoding ribosome recycling factor, with product MSIADVKKNTDQRMQKSLETLRADLAKVRTGRAHTGILDHIMVDYYGSPANLSQVANVTLIDARTIGVQPFEKKMIAVVEKAIRESDLGLNPSTQGELVRVPTPALTEERRKEMVKLVKGEAEDAKIAIRNIRRDANEGLKKLVKDKECSEDDERRAQDEIQKLTDKFVAEIDKQVVDKEKEILTV from the coding sequence ATGAGCATTGCTGACGTGAAAAAGAATACCGATCAAAGAATGCAAAAGTCGCTGGAGACTTTGCGAGCCGACCTGGCCAAGGTACGTACCGGCCGCGCCCACACCGGCATTCTCGATCACATCATGGTCGATTACTACGGTAGCCCCGCCAATTTGAGCCAGGTCGCCAACGTGACCCTGATCGATGCGCGCACCATCGGTGTGCAGCCGTTTGAAAAGAAAATGATTGCGGTGGTAGAGAAAGCCATCCGCGAATCGGACCTGGGCCTGAATCCATCGACCCAGGGTGAACTGGTGCGGGTGCCGACGCCGGCGCTGACGGAAGAGCGCCGCAAGGAGATGGTCAAGCTGGTCAAGGGCGAAGCGGAAGATGCTAAAATTGCAATCCGCAATATCCGCCGCGACGCCAACGAAGGCTTAAAGAAGCTGGTCAAGGACAAGGAGTGTTCGGAAGACGACGAGCGCCGCGCGCAGGATGAAATCCAGAAGCTGACTGACAAATTCGTTGCCGAAATTGACAAGCAAGTGGTCGATAAAGAAAAAGAGATCCTGACGGTTTAA
- the pyrH gene encoding UMP kinase: MTKPAYKRVLLKLSGEALMGDDAYGINRATIERMVADVAEVAKLGVELAIVIGGGNIFRGVAPGAQGMDRATADYMGMLATVMNSLALADAMRQIGLTARVMSAISIEQVVEPYVRPKALQYLEEDKVVIFAAGTGNPFFTTDTAAALRGSEIGAEIVLKATKVDGVYSADPNKDPTATRYSHITFDEAITKHLQVMDATAFALCRDQKLPIKVFSIIKPGALKRVILGEDEGTLVHV; the protein is encoded by the coding sequence ATGACAAAACCAGCTTACAAGCGTGTTCTCCTGAAACTCTCCGGTGAAGCCCTGATGGGCGATGACGCCTACGGCATCAATCGTGCAACGATTGAGCGCATGGTGGCCGACGTCGCCGAAGTCGCCAAGCTTGGCGTCGAACTGGCGATCGTGATCGGCGGCGGCAATATTTTCCGCGGCGTCGCGCCTGGCGCCCAGGGCATGGACCGCGCTACCGCAGACTACATGGGCATGCTGGCGACGGTGATGAATTCCCTGGCGCTGGCGGACGCCATGCGCCAGATCGGCCTCACCGCACGCGTCATGTCGGCCATCAGCATCGAACAGGTAGTAGAACCATACGTGCGCCCTAAGGCGTTGCAATATCTGGAAGAAGACAAGGTTGTCATTTTTGCAGCAGGCACTGGCAATCCTTTTTTCACCACCGACACCGCAGCGGCGTTGCGCGGTTCGGAAATCGGCGCCGAAATCGTGCTGAAGGCGACCAAGGTCGACGGCGTCTACAGCGCGGATCCAAACAAGGATCCGACCGCAACCCGTTATTCGCACATCACGTTTGACGAAGCGATCACCAAGCATCTGCAAGTCATGGACGCCACCGCCTTTGCGCTGTGCCGCGACCAGAAGCTGCCGATCAAGGTGTTTTCCATCATCAAGCCGGGCGCGCTGAAGCGCGTCATCCTGGGCGAAGATGAAGGCACCTTGGTACACGTATAA
- the tsf gene encoding translation elongation factor Ts has product MAAITAALVGELRAKTDAPMMECKKALTEAGGDMDKAEEILRVKLGGKASKAASRVTAEGVVAAYIAGGVGALVEVNCETDFVTKNDDFLALANACAKLVAEKNPADVAALSALPLDGSTVEETRAALIGRIGENMSIRRFTRFDTAAKLVSYLHGTRIGVMVEFDGADEQVGKDVAMHIAAMKPVSLSSEQVPADLIEKERSVATLKAAESGKPADIAAKMIEGSVQKFLKEVSLLNQTFVKNDKQTVEQMLKATNTSIKAFTMFVVGEGIEKKQDDFAAEVAATVAAAKQA; this is encoded by the coding sequence ATGGCGGCAATTACAGCAGCACTGGTAGGCGAACTGCGCGCAAAGACTGATGCGCCAATGATGGAATGCAAAAAGGCGTTGACCGAAGCTGGCGGCGACATGGACAAGGCAGAAGAAATCCTGCGCGTCAAACTGGGCGGCAAGGCTTCCAAGGCTGCTTCCCGCGTGACAGCGGAAGGCGTTGTGGCAGCATACATCGCCGGCGGCGTCGGCGCCCTGGTCGAAGTCAACTGCGAAACCGACTTCGTGACCAAGAACGACGACTTCCTGGCCCTGGCGAATGCCTGCGCTAAGCTGGTTGCAGAAAAAAATCCGGCCGACGTGGCTGCCTTGTCGGCCCTGCCTCTCGACGGCAGCACCGTTGAAGAGACACGCGCTGCCCTGATCGGCCGTATCGGCGAAAACATGTCGATACGCCGTTTCACCCGTTTCGACACTGCCGCCAAGCTGGTTTCCTACCTGCACGGCACACGCATCGGCGTGATGGTTGAATTCGACGGCGCTGACGAACAAGTCGGTAAAGACGTAGCCATGCACATTGCTGCGATGAAGCCGGTTTCGCTGTCGTCCGAGCAAGTGCCGGCCGATCTGATCGAAAAAGAGCGTTCGGTGGCAACCCTGAAGGCAGCCGAATCCGGCAAGCCTGCAGATATCGCCGCCAAGATGATCGAAGGCTCGGTGCAGAAATTCCTGAAGGAAGTTTCCCTGCTGAACCAGACTTTCGTCAAAAACGACAAGCAAACTGTTGAACAAATGCTGAAGGCTACCAACACCAGCATTAAAGCGTTCACCATGTTTGTGGTCGGTGAAGGCATCGAGAAGAAACAAGATGACTTCGCTGCAGAAGTTGCAGCGACAGTTGCTGCGGCCAAGCAGGCGTAA